Proteins from one Micromonospora sp. M71_S20 genomic window:
- a CDS encoding NAD(P)H-binding protein, with product MLLVTGASGHLGSLIHAGLVERGLAPLAGTRTPGRFGAVGRVVDFDDLAGPDLAGVRVLVLVSAGYGEDDVVLARHDRVIASAERHGVAHVVYTSLVGAGDHLAFALAHRWTERRLRESRLGWTILRNGLYAELFGQLAAPVDGAVTAPFGTGALAAVARQDLADAAVRVAADPAAHRGRTYELTGPVALTAAGLAAELGVPYRPVSLGERRAALAGPGLLPFQPAMLMSIYSATAAGFLARTDGDLARLLSRPRRDPMPVAVAAAEAPS from the coding sequence ATGCTGCTGGTCACCGGTGCCTCCGGGCACCTGGGTTCGCTCATCCACGCCGGGCTGGTCGAGCGGGGCCTGGCCCCGCTCGCCGGCACCCGTACCCCCGGTCGCTTCGGCGCCGTCGGGCGGGTCGTGGACTTCGACGACCTGGCGGGGCCGGACCTGGCGGGCGTACGCGTGCTGGTGCTGGTCTCCGCCGGCTACGGCGAGGACGACGTCGTCCTCGCCCGCCACGACCGGGTGATCGCATCCGCGGAGCGGCACGGGGTGGCGCACGTGGTCTACACGAGCCTGGTCGGCGCCGGCGACCACCTGGCCTTCGCGCTCGCGCACCGGTGGACGGAGCGTCGGCTGCGGGAGAGCCGGCTGGGCTGGACGATCCTGCGCAACGGGCTCTACGCCGAGCTGTTCGGTCAGCTGGCCGCCCCGGTCGACGGCGCGGTCACGGCCCCGTTCGGCACGGGAGCGCTGGCCGCCGTGGCCCGACAGGATCTGGCCGACGCCGCCGTGCGGGTGGCCGCCGATCCCGCCGCCCACCGTGGCCGCACGTACGAGCTGACCGGGCCCGTCGCGCTCACCGCGGCCGGTCTGGCCGCCGAGTTGGGCGTGCCCTACCGCCCGGTGTCGTTGGGCGAGCGGCGGGCCGCCCTGGCGGGCCCGGGCCTGCTGCCGTTCCAGCCGGCCATGCTCATGTCGATCTACTCCGCCACGGCGGCCGGCTTCCTCGCGCGGACTGACGGGGACCTGGCGCGCCTGCTGTCGCGTCCGCGCCGCGACCCGATGCCGGTCGCGGTGGCCGCCGCCGAGGCGCCGTCCTGA
- a CDS encoding ABC transporter ATP-binding protein, with the protein MSGLPVADRATVRRATRGLIARDRRAVAVVLALHAIATVAGLAPPWLLGTIVDRVSAGAGVATVDRLALAIGGAVLVQTLLSRYARYAGHRFGERAVARLREEFVERTLNLPVGVVERAGSGDLATRSSVDVATVGTTVRDVVPTIVIASVQLALLFGAVFLLHPLLGLAALTGLPTIALVTRWYLRRASPAYLAEGAAAAELTETLTTTAEGTRTVEALRLADERIGHGTARIARVWGARRATLALRTVFFTVVEASYPLPVAALLLVGGLLLTRGEVSLGAVVTATLYLQQAIEPLDRILQWTEQAQRGFASFARVLGVGQVPPERPGRAAVPVDERLVVRGARFAYGGGPDVLHGIDLEVRPGERLALVGPSGAGKSTLARLLAGIDAPREGVVSVGGCPVTDLHPAERRRRIALVTQEHHVFIGSLRDNLAFAAPDASDDRMRAALATVGADWYARLPDGLDTPLGDGAHQLGAAEAQQLALARLVLADPHTLILDEATAALDPTTARRTERALAALLTGRTVIAIAHRLNTAHDADRVAVLEGGRITELGSHDELVRADGPYAALWRSWHP; encoded by the coding sequence GTGAGCGGGCTGCCGGTCGCCGACCGGGCCACCGTGCGCCGGGCGACACGCGGGCTGATCGCCCGGGACCGGCGCGCCGTCGCGGTCGTGCTGGCGCTGCACGCCATCGCCACGGTCGCCGGGCTCGCCCCGCCGTGGCTGCTCGGCACCATCGTCGACCGGGTGTCCGCCGGGGCCGGGGTCGCCACCGTCGACCGGCTCGCCCTGGCGATCGGCGGGGCCGTGCTGGTCCAGACGCTGCTGTCGCGCTACGCGCGGTACGCCGGCCACCGCTTCGGCGAGCGCGCCGTGGCCCGGCTGCGCGAGGAGTTCGTCGAGCGGACGCTGAACCTGCCCGTCGGCGTCGTCGAGCGCGCCGGCTCAGGGGACCTGGCGACCCGCAGCTCGGTCGACGTGGCGACGGTCGGCACCACCGTCCGGGACGTCGTGCCCACCATCGTCATCGCCTCGGTGCAGCTGGCGCTGCTGTTCGGCGCGGTGTTCCTGCTGCACCCGCTGCTCGGGCTGGCCGCGCTCACCGGGCTACCGACGATCGCGCTGGTGACCCGGTGGTACCTGCGGCGCGCCAGCCCGGCGTACCTGGCCGAGGGGGCGGCCGCCGCCGAGCTGACCGAGACGCTGACGACCACCGCGGAGGGCACCCGTACGGTCGAGGCGTTGCGCCTCGCCGACGAACGCATCGGGCACGGCACCGCGCGCATCGCCCGGGTCTGGGGCGCCCGGCGGGCGACCCTGGCGCTGCGCACCGTGTTCTTCACCGTGGTGGAGGCCAGCTACCCGCTGCCCGTGGCCGCGCTGCTGCTGGTCGGTGGGCTCCTGCTCACGCGGGGCGAGGTGTCCCTCGGCGCGGTGGTCACCGCCACGCTCTACCTGCAGCAGGCGATCGAGCCGCTGGACCGGATCCTCCAGTGGACGGAGCAGGCACAGCGCGGCTTCGCCTCGTTCGCCCGGGTGCTCGGCGTCGGCCAGGTGCCGCCGGAGCGGCCGGGCCGGGCCGCCGTGCCGGTGGACGAGCGGCTGGTCGTCCGGGGAGCCCGGTTCGCGTACGGCGGCGGACCCGACGTGCTGCACGGCATCGACCTCGAGGTGCGGCCCGGCGAGCGGTTGGCGCTCGTCGGGCCGTCGGGGGCCGGGAAGTCCACCCTGGCGCGGCTGCTCGCCGGGATCGACGCGCCCCGGGAGGGGGTCGTCAGCGTCGGCGGCTGCCCCGTGACCGACCTGCACCCGGCCGAGCGCCGGCGGCGCATCGCCCTGGTCACCCAGGAGCACCACGTCTTCATCGGCTCGCTACGCGACAACCTCGCGTTCGCCGCCCCGGACGCCTCCGACGACCGGATGCGCGCGGCGCTGGCCACGGTCGGCGCCGACTGGTACGCCCGCCTGCCCGACGGCCTCGACACCCCCCTCGGCGACGGGGCGCACCAGCTCGGGGCGGCCGAGGCCCAGCAGCTCGCGCTGGCCCGGCTGGTGCTCGCCGACCCGCACACGCTGATCCTCGACGAGGCGACCGCCGCTCTCGACCCGACCACCGCCCGGCGCACCGAGCGGGCCCTGGCCGCCCTGCTGACCGGACGGACGGTCATCGCGATCGCGCACCGCCTCAACACCGCCCACGACGCCGACCGGGTGGCGGTGCTGGAGGGGGGCCGGATCACCGAGCTCGGCAGTCACGACGAGCTGGTCCGGGCCGACGGCCCGTACGCCGCCCTGTGGCGTTCCTGGCACCCCTGA
- a CDS encoding bifunctional 3'-5' exonuclease/DNA polymerase, whose translation MLVAVVSDERGGGALQSLDAAGLPVGPVRPVGDLAAAVAAREAADRPRWVWASGASVYPALLRAGVRVERCHDVELTEALLLGHAGRWGEPRSFAAAWARLTGAPVPPDPPPRPAAPPGHGQGALFDALPGPAGPGVEALARVYADQLARIAATEHPGRFRLLVAAESAGALIAVEMGAAGLPWRADVHDEILAELLGEPSPVGGPPRRLAELAARIADAFGVRQLHTDSPAELLRAFARAGVDLPNTRAWVLRGVDHPAVPLVLEYKELYRIWTAHGWAWRDAWVRDGRFQPEYVPGGVVSGRWATRGGGALQIPKVIRRAVVADPGWRFVVADAGQLEPRVLAAVSGDARLAAAGGAGDLYAALAQDAFGGDRPRAKVALLGAMYGQTGGAAVPALAVLRRNYPTAFGYVEAAARTGEAGGLVRSWLGRTCPPGTAGFGDAEADLPDGGGDPQSPRARAARSRGRFTRNFVIQATAAEWASTLLATLRGRLADAGGELVFFQHDEVIVHCPAERADAVADAVTRCGAQAAALLFGDTPVRFPLDLSIVDCYADAA comes from the coding sequence GTGCTGGTGGCGGTGGTCTCGGACGAGCGGGGCGGGGGAGCGCTGCAATCCCTCGACGCCGCCGGGCTGCCCGTCGGCCCGGTGCGGCCGGTCGGCGACCTGGCCGCGGCCGTCGCGGCGCGCGAGGCGGCGGACCGGCCGCGCTGGGTGTGGGCCTCCGGCGCGAGCGTCTACCCGGCGCTGCTGCGCGCCGGGGTGCGGGTCGAGCGCTGCCACGACGTCGAGCTGACCGAGGCCCTGCTGCTCGGCCACGCCGGCCGCTGGGGCGAGCCCCGCTCGTTCGCGGCGGCCTGGGCCCGGCTGACCGGCGCGCCGGTGCCGCCCGACCCGCCACCCCGTCCGGCCGCGCCGCCCGGCCACGGGCAGGGCGCGCTCTTCGACGCCCTGCCCGGCCCGGCGGGCCCCGGCGTCGAGGCACTGGCCCGCGTCTACGCCGACCAGCTCGCCCGGATCGCCGCGACCGAGCATCCCGGCCGGTTCCGGCTGCTGGTCGCCGCCGAGTCGGCCGGCGCGCTGATCGCCGTGGAGATGGGAGCCGCCGGGCTGCCCTGGCGGGCCGACGTGCACGACGAGATCCTCGCCGAGCTGCTCGGCGAGCCGTCGCCGGTGGGCGGCCCGCCGCGCCGGCTGGCCGAGCTGGCCGCGCGGATCGCCGACGCGTTCGGCGTACGCCAGCTGCACACCGACTCCCCGGCGGAGCTGCTGCGGGCGTTCGCCCGGGCCGGGGTGGACCTGCCCAACACCCGGGCCTGGGTGCTGCGCGGGGTGGACCACCCGGCGGTGCCGCTGGTCCTGGAATACAAGGAGCTCTACCGGATCTGGACGGCGCACGGCTGGGCCTGGCGCGACGCCTGGGTGCGCGACGGCCGGTTCCAGCCGGAGTACGTCCCGGGCGGGGTCGTTTCCGGCCGCTGGGCAACCCGGGGCGGCGGCGCGTTGCAGATCCCCAAGGTGATCCGGCGGGCGGTGGTGGCCGATCCGGGCTGGCGGTTCGTGGTCGCCGACGCCGGCCAGCTGGAGCCGAGGGTGCTCGCCGCGGTCTCCGGCGACGCCCGGCTCGCCGCCGCCGGTGGTGCCGGCGACCTCTACGCCGCCCTCGCCCAGGACGCCTTCGGCGGCGACCGGCCCCGGGCCAAGGTGGCGCTGCTCGGCGCGATGTACGGGCAGACCGGCGGGGCGGCGGTGCCGGCGCTGGCGGTGCTGCGGCGCAACTACCCGACGGCCTTCGGCTACGTGGAGGCGGCCGCCCGCACGGGGGAGGCCGGCGGGCTGGTCCGCTCCTGGCTGGGGCGCACCTGCCCGCCCGGCACGGCCGGGTTCGGCGACGCCGAGGCCGACCTCCCCGACGGCGGCGGCGACCCGCAGTCGCCGCGGGCGCGGGCGGCCCGCTCCCGGGGCCGGTTCACCCGCAACTTCGTCATCCAGGCCACCGCCGCCGAGTGGGCCTCGACCCTGCTGGCGACGCTGCGCGGCCGGCTCGCCGACGCCGGCGGCGAGCTGGTCTTCTTCCAGCACGACGAGGTGATCGTGCACTGCCCGGCGGAGCGGGCCGACGCGGTCGCCGACGCTGTCACCCGGTGCGGTGCGCAGGCCGCCGCGCTGCTCTTCGGCGACACCCCGGTCCGTTTCCCGCTGGACCTGTCCATCGTGGACTGCTACGCCGACGCGGCGTGA
- a CDS encoding glycosyltransferase family 4 protein — protein MSPDADVIDIHPARPQRVLMLSWEYPPVLVGGLGRHVHALSVALAAAGHEVTVVTRHTDGAPLEEYADGVRIVRAAEDPVTFPLATSSLLAWTMAFNHTLTRAALRATEAGTYDVIHAHDWLVAHTATTLREHLDLPLVTTIHATEAGRHQGWLPEEMNRTIHGVEHWLSNASARVIACSGYMRDQVTTLFDVPAGQIDVVPNGVDDRAWRARPGAVTAARARFAGDGPLVGYAGRLVYEKGVQHLVHAVPYLRDRYPGLRVVIAGDGPYRAELEEQTRRLGLGQTVRFAGFLDSTRLPALLGATDTTVVPSLYEPFGMVALEAAAAGAPLAVARTGGLAEIVEPGVTGVTFPHSDPGALGEAVDQLLGDEVFARRVARRARTMVGQRYGWATIAARTAGTYATACREHGPTQARRAAARLGGARQKITIPEGNLLAVGGAAR, from the coding sequence ATGTCACCTGACGCCGACGTGATCGACATCCATCCCGCCCGGCCGCAGCGGGTGCTGATGCTCTCCTGGGAGTACCCGCCGGTCCTGGTCGGCGGCCTCGGCCGGCACGTGCACGCCCTCTCGGTCGCCCTCGCCGCCGCCGGGCACGAGGTCACCGTCGTCACCCGACACACCGACGGCGCACCCCTGGAGGAGTACGCCGACGGCGTCCGCATCGTCCGCGCCGCCGAGGACCCCGTCACCTTCCCCCTGGCCACCTCCTCCCTGCTGGCCTGGACCATGGCGTTCAACCACACCCTCACCCGCGCCGCGCTGCGCGCCACCGAGGCCGGCACCTACGACGTCATCCACGCCCACGACTGGCTCGTCGCCCACACCGCGACGACCCTGCGCGAGCACCTCGACCTGCCCCTGGTGACCACCATCCACGCCACCGAGGCCGGCCGGCACCAGGGCTGGCTGCCCGAGGAGATGAACCGCACCATCCACGGCGTCGAACACTGGCTGAGCAACGCCTCCGCCCGGGTGATCGCCTGCTCGGGCTACATGCGCGACCAGGTCACCACACTCTTCGACGTGCCGGCCGGGCAGATCGACGTGGTGCCCAACGGCGTCGACGACCGGGCCTGGCGCGCCCGGCCGGGGGCGGTCACCGCCGCCCGGGCCCGGTTCGCCGGCGACGGCCCGCTCGTCGGGTACGCCGGACGGCTGGTCTACGAGAAGGGCGTGCAGCACCTGGTGCACGCCGTGCCGTACCTGCGCGACCGGTACCCCGGGCTGCGGGTGGTGATCGCGGGCGACGGTCCCTACCGCGCCGAGTTGGAGGAGCAGACCCGCCGCCTCGGGCTCGGGCAGACCGTACGCTTCGCGGGCTTTCTCGACTCGACCCGGCTTCCGGCGCTGCTCGGCGCCACCGACACGACCGTGGTGCCCAGCCTCTACGAGCCGTTCGGGATGGTGGCCCTGGAGGCCGCGGCGGCCGGCGCGCCTCTGGCCGTGGCCCGCACCGGCGGCCTCGCCGAGATCGTCGAGCCGGGCGTGACCGGGGTGACCTTCCCACACAGCGACCCAGGCGCCCTCGGCGAGGCGGTCGACCAGCTCCTCGGCGACGAGGTCTTCGCCAGGCGGGTGGCCCGGCGGGCGCGCACCATGGTCGGCCAGCGGTACGGCTGGGCGACCATCGCCGCCCGGACCGCCGGCACCTACGCGACGGCGTGCCGCGAGCACGGCCCGACGCAGGCCCGGCGCGCCGCCGCCCGGCTCGGCGGAGCCCGTCAGAAGATCACCATCCCGGAGGGGAACCTGCTCGCCGTCGGCGGCGCCGCCCGCTGA
- a CDS encoding NTP transferase domain-containing protein, with translation MIIAAGGGRRIGGPEALLHQGEKPLVNQMIDTMTEAGCERIVVVLGAAADQVRETADLSRATVVINRAWGTGVGSSIRAGLAALDDEGIEAVVVVPVDMPGLTATAVRRVVALPYPDVLVCATYDGLRGYPMLFGRRHWSGIATLASADVGARPYLLAHKDQIVDISCDSVADGSRVDTPELMALYGLTVPPQRVGV, from the coding sequence ATGATCATCGCCGCGGGCGGGGGGCGCCGCATCGGCGGTCCCGAGGCGCTGCTGCACCAGGGGGAGAAGCCCCTGGTGAACCAGATGATCGACACGATGACCGAGGCGGGCTGCGAGCGGATCGTGGTCGTGCTCGGCGCCGCGGCCGACCAGGTCCGCGAGACGGCGGACCTGAGCCGGGCCACGGTGGTGATCAACCGGGCGTGGGGGACCGGCGTCGGCTCGTCCATCCGGGCCGGCCTGGCCGCGCTCGACGACGAGGGCATCGAGGCGGTCGTGGTGGTGCCGGTCGACATGCCCGGCCTGACCGCCACCGCCGTGCGTCGGGTGGTCGCGCTGCCGTACCCCGACGTGCTGGTCTGCGCCACCTACGACGGGCTGCGCGGCTACCCGATGCTGTTCGGACGCCGGCACTGGTCCGGCATCGCCACCCTGGCCAGCGCCGACGTGGGCGCCCGGCCCTACCTGCTCGCGCACAAGGACCAGATCGTCGACATCTCCTGCGACTCGGTGGCCGACGGCAGCCGGGTCGACACCCCGGAACTGATGGCGCTCTACGGGCTGACCGTCCCACCCCAGCGCGTCGGCGTCTGA
- a CDS encoding helix-turn-helix domain-containing protein: MSAGHTAVTDALAPCGLPEHPDCGIRDVLDRIGDKWSVLAIVELSSGVRRFRELQRAIHGISQRMLTLTLRRLERDGLVLRTAYPTVPVTVTYELTERGRSLTHLVRQLADWSLAHKDAIAESRHAWDAANPGSGVS, encoded by the coding sequence ATGTCGGCAGGGCACACGGCGGTAACCGACGCGCTCGCGCCCTGCGGCCTGCCGGAGCATCCGGACTGCGGCATCCGCGACGTGCTCGACCGCATCGGCGACAAGTGGTCGGTGCTCGCGATCGTCGAACTCTCCTCCGGCGTCCGCCGGTTCCGGGAGCTGCAACGGGCCATCCACGGCATCTCGCAGCGGATGCTCACCCTGACCCTGCGCCGCCTGGAGCGCGACGGCCTGGTGCTGCGCACCGCGTACCCGACCGTCCCGGTGACCGTGACCTACGAGCTGACCGAGCGCGGCAGGAGCCTGACCCACCTGGTGCGGCAGTTGGCCGACTGGTCGCTGGCGCACAAGGACGCCATCGCCGAGTCGCGGCACGCGTGGGACGCCGCCAACCCCGGATCCGGCGTCTCCTGA
- a CDS encoding metal-dependent hydrolase translates to MMGPSHALSGAAVWLAGSWALQQFADYHQSPLELAVGTAVCAGGALFPDLDLSGKVTRNQGGATVARTFGVFSLFIAEVMEKVSLGVYYATKLSKDPRRNNGHRTLTHTIPFTLLVGWGTTTLCAAYGKWAVIGILFFMFGLALRGLFDKWAERAGWVIVTLASAAAAWYTFANLPGGRGYPLIGTAVGVGCFVHILGDMITRAGVPILWPIPIKRRMWTPIGLPNKIALRAGGKTEVVVVRTVLTAISVLAAAGLVAPSVLQRFNIDV, encoded by the coding sequence ATGATGGGACCGTCCCACGCGCTGTCCGGCGCGGCGGTGTGGCTGGCCGGGTCCTGGGCGCTGCAACAGTTCGCCGACTACCACCAGTCGCCGCTGGAACTCGCCGTCGGCACCGCGGTCTGCGCCGGTGGGGCGCTCTTCCCCGACCTCGACCTGTCCGGCAAGGTGACCCGCAACCAGGGCGGGGCGACCGTCGCCCGCACCTTCGGCGTGTTCTCGCTCTTCATCGCCGAGGTGATGGAAAAGGTCTCGCTCGGGGTCTACTACGCGACGAAACTCAGCAAGGATCCGCGCCGCAACAACGGTCACCGGACGTTGACCCACACCATCCCGTTCACCCTGCTGGTCGGCTGGGGCACCACCACGCTCTGCGCCGCGTACGGCAAGTGGGCCGTCATCGGCATCCTGTTCTTCATGTTCGGCCTGGCGCTGCGCGGCCTGTTCGACAAGTGGGCGGAGCGCGCCGGCTGGGTCATCGTCACCCTCGCGTCGGCCGCCGCCGCCTGGTACACCTTCGCCAACCTGCCCGGCGGCCGGGGCTACCCGCTGATCGGCACCGCCGTGGGGGTGGGCTGCTTCGTGCACATCCTCGGCGACATGATCACCCGGGCCGGGGTGCCCATCCTCTGGCCCATCCCGATCAAGCGTCGGATGTGGACGCCGATCGGGCTGCCGAACAAGATCGCCCTGCGGGCCGGCGGCAAGACCGAGGTGGTCGTCGTCCGGACCGTGCTGACCGCGATCTCGGTGCTCGCGGCGGCCGGGCTGGTCGCCCCGTCGGTGCTGCAACGCTTCAACATCGACGTCTGA
- a CDS encoding ABC transporter ATP-binding protein yields the protein MPPRIPHPEPGTPDVRGPLRYLWWLVRSQPWRVLRGSLFGAAWMTALSVRPYLISRAVDDGLRTGDTRALAQWVAAIVVAGVALSWLGIMRHRTMTFIREDAKARSAAVVLRQLSRVGAVLPRRAAAGEVATVGGTDIDRVAQVMTVTGPGVGAVVAYLVVAVVLWSISPLLALCVLVGVPAVVLVVAPLLRRLERAESVYRQQQGELTARSGDIVAGLRVLAGVGGRGLFAHRYAARSRDLLVEGYRVGAVNSWIDAATVAIPGLFLAAVVWLSARMTVTGDISVGELVAVYGYVATLVVPVWFLLEGGHQLIRGRVAARRIVALLAVTPDDVGGPRDTPTRAGAATVPGSRQPAGPAAPVPAPGGPADLHDRSSGLTVRAGRLTAVAAADPADALALADRLGRYTVSDATWGGVPLTGVGLEQVRARILVADHDAYLFAGALREVLRGARPDGYRERIAAALHAASAEDVVDALPRGLDTPLDTRARSLSGGQRQRIRLARALLAEPEVLILVEPTSAVDAHTEARIAERLRRARAGRTTVVLTTSPLLLGRADEVAHLVAGRVAATGTHADLLDRDPGYRRLVARGDADAERALR from the coding sequence GTGCCACCACGGATCCCCCATCCCGAGCCCGGCACTCCGGACGTCCGGGGCCCGTTGCGGTACCTGTGGTGGCTGGTCCGCTCCCAGCCGTGGCGGGTGCTGCGCGGCAGCCTGTTCGGCGCGGCCTGGATGACCGCCCTGTCGGTCCGGCCCTACCTGATCTCCCGCGCCGTGGACGACGGACTGCGCACCGGCGACACCCGGGCCCTGGCCCAGTGGGTGGCGGCGATCGTCGTCGCCGGCGTGGCGCTGTCCTGGCTGGGCATCATGCGGCACCGCACGATGACCTTCATCCGGGAGGACGCGAAGGCGCGCTCCGCCGCCGTGGTGCTCCGCCAGCTGTCCCGGGTCGGCGCCGTGCTGCCGCGCCGGGCCGCGGCGGGCGAGGTGGCCACGGTCGGCGGCACCGACATCGACCGGGTGGCGCAGGTGATGACGGTGACCGGGCCCGGCGTCGGCGCGGTGGTCGCGTACCTGGTCGTCGCCGTCGTGCTCTGGTCGATCTCGCCCCTGCTCGCGCTCTGCGTGCTGGTGGGTGTGCCGGCGGTCGTCCTGGTCGTCGCCCCCCTGCTGCGCCGGCTAGAGCGGGCGGAGTCGGTCTACCGGCAGCAGCAGGGTGAGCTGACCGCCCGGTCGGGCGACATCGTGGCCGGGCTGCGGGTGCTCGCCGGGGTGGGCGGCCGGGGCCTGTTCGCCCACCGGTACGCGGCCCGCTCCCGGGACCTGCTCGTCGAGGGATACCGGGTCGGCGCCGTGAACAGCTGGATCGACGCGGCGACGGTGGCCATACCCGGGCTGTTCCTCGCGGCGGTGGTGTGGCTGTCGGCCCGGATGACGGTCACCGGCGACATCAGCGTCGGGGAACTGGTCGCCGTCTACGGCTACGTCGCGACACTCGTCGTGCCGGTCTGGTTCCTGCTGGAGGGCGGCCACCAGCTGATCCGGGGCCGGGTCGCGGCCCGCCGGATCGTCGCCCTGCTCGCCGTCACGCCGGACGACGTCGGCGGGCCGCGCGACACACCCACCCGTGCCGGCGCGGCGACGGTTCCCGGCAGCCGGCAGCCGGCCGGCCCCGCCGCCCCGGTCCCGGCCCCCGGCGGCCCCGCCGACCTGCACGACCGGTCGAGCGGGCTGACCGTCCGGGCCGGCCGCCTGACCGCGGTGGCCGCCGCCGACCCGGCCGACGCCCTCGCCTTGGCCGACCGGCTCGGCCGGTACACCGTCAGCGACGCCACCTGGGGCGGCGTGCCGCTGACCGGCGTCGGGCTGGAGCAGGTGCGGGCCCGCATCCTGGTCGCCGACCACGACGCCTACCTGTTCGCCGGGGCACTGCGGGAGGTGCTGCGCGGGGCCCGGCCCGACGGTTACCGCGAGCGGATCGCCGCCGCCCTGCACGCCGCGTCGGCCGAGGACGTCGTCGACGCCCTGCCGCGCGGGCTCGACACCCCGCTGGACACCCGCGCCCGCTCCCTCTCCGGCGGCCAGCGGCAACGGATCCGGCTGGCCCGGGCGTTGCTCGCCGAGCCGGAGGTGCTGATCCTCGTCGAGCCGACCTCGGCGGTGGACGCGCACACCGAGGCGCGGATCGCCGAGCGGCTGCGCCGAGCGCGGGCCGGGCGGACCACGGTCGTGCTCACCACCTCGCCGCTGCTGCTGGGGCGGGCCGACGAGGTCGCGCACCTGGTCGCGGGGCGGGTCGCCGCCACCGGCACCCACGCCGACCTGCTCGACCGGGACCCGGGCTACCGGCGGCTCGTGGCCCGTGGCGACGCCGACGCCGAGCGGGCGCTGCGGTGA